One Pleurocapsa sp. PCC 7327 DNA segment encodes these proteins:
- the thrC gene encoding threonine synthase, whose translation MEIKPLTPQKSTDESISEFRLQKTTFGWQGLIEAYRPYLPVSAATPVVTLLEGNTPLIPVPYISQLISRGVRVFVKYDGLNPTGSFKDRGMTMAISKAKEAGAKAVICASTGNTSAAAAAYARRAGMRAFVLIPDGYVAMGKLAQALVYGAEVIAIEGNFDQALKIVRELSDNYPITLVNSVNPYRLEGQKTAAFEIVDVLGNAPDWLCIPVGNAGNISAYWMGFCQYRQQEKCDRLPKMMGFQAAGAAPFISGQPIPHPETIATAIRIGNPANWEKALAAKEASQGEFNAVTDAEILEAYRILASHEGVFCEPASAASVAGLLKVRDRVPSHATVVCVLTGNGLKDPDCAIKNSNNAVRSGVAPDLSAVAKVMGFEQGVSD comes from the coding sequence ATGGAAATTAAACCTCTGACACCTCAAAAATCAACGGACGAGAGTATTTCAGAATTCAGACTTCAGAAAACGACTTTCGGCTGGCAGGGGTTAATCGAAGCCTATCGCCCCTATCTCCCCGTTAGCGCGGCAACTCCAGTAGTGACCTTGCTTGAAGGAAACACGCCTTTAATTCCCGTTCCCTATATCTCTCAACTCATCAGTCGCGGGGTTAGGGTTTTCGTCAAATACGACGGCTTAAATCCTACGGGGAGTTTTAAAGATAGGGGCATGACGATGGCGATTTCTAAAGCCAAGGAAGCCGGGGCAAAAGCCGTTATTTGCGCCAGTACGGGCAATACCTCTGCTGCTGCCGCCGCTTATGCACGCCGCGCGGGGATGCGAGCGTTTGTCTTGATTCCCGACGGGTACGTGGCAATGGGAAAATTGGCTCAAGCTTTGGTTTATGGAGCTGAAGTTATTGCTATTGAGGGGAATTTTGACCAAGCGTTAAAGATCGTTCGGGAATTGTCGGATAATTATCCGATTACGCTAGTTAATTCGGTCAATCCCTATCGCTTGGAAGGGCAGAAAACGGCAGCGTTTGAAATTGTTGACGTGTTGGGTAATGCCCCCGATTGGCTGTGTATTCCAGTAGGCAATGCAGGGAATATTAGCGCCTATTGGATGGGATTTTGTCAGTATCGCCAACAGGAAAAATGCGATCGCCTGCCGAAAATGATGGGATTTCAAGCAGCGGGTGCGGCACCTTTCATTAGCGGACAACCGATTCCCCATCCAGAAACGATCGCGACTGCCATTCGTATCGGCAATCCGGCTAACTGGGAGAAAGCGTTGGCAGCTAAGGAGGCAAGTCAAGGCGAATTCAATGCCGTTACGGATGCAGAAATACTAGAAGCCTATCGCATCCTAGCATCTCATGAAGGCGTTTTCTGCGAACCCGCTTCGGCTGCTTCGGTGGCGGGTTTGTTGAAAGTGCGCGATCGCGTGCCTAGTCATGCTACTGTAGTATGCGTCCTCACGGGAAACGGACTCAAAGACCCCGATTGTGCGATTAAAAATAGTAATAACGCCGTTAGATCGGGAGTTGCAC
- a CDS encoding A24 family peptidase — MDIMVVAIASIFAFALGACIGSFLNVVVYRIPANLSLIHPPSRCPHCLHRLGATENIPVFGWLWLRGRCRWCRTPISMRYPLVEAATGLLFVLVYWKFGLNLTAVSYWTLLSWLLALSLIDLDTMTLPNALTQSGLVVGLGFHTLQGWQEGHIANYLMLGIGSAVLGIWLFDAIRLIGSIAYGQTAMGGGDPKLAATIGAWLGWKYLLVTGFLACAAGALIGGVAIAFGRLNRRQPMPFGPFLALGAVLTVFFGNEIVSSYLKIFFPLGSW, encoded by the coding sequence ATGGACATCATGGTTGTAGCGATCGCGAGTATTTTTGCGTTCGCCTTAGGAGCTTGTATTGGTAGCTTTTTAAATGTAGTCGTTTATCGCATCCCCGCAAACTTATCCCTCATTCATCCCCCTTCCCGCTGTCCCCATTGCTTGCATCGGTTGGGTGCCACAGAAAACATTCCTGTTTTTGGCTGGTTGTGGTTGCGAGGTCGCTGTCGCTGGTGCAGAACGCCAATTTCCATGCGCTATCCTCTGGTTGAAGCAGCAACTGGCTTGTTATTCGTCCTGGTTTATTGGAAATTTGGTCTCAATCTAACTGCCGTTAGCTATTGGACTTTGTTGAGTTGGTTGCTAGCCCTATCGCTGATCGATCTCGATACGATGACCTTGCCAAACGCACTGACGCAATCGGGGTTGGTGGTAGGATTGGGCTTTCATACCCTGCAAGGCTGGCAGGAGGGTCACATCGCTAATTATTTAATGCTGGGGATTGGCAGTGCTGTCTTGGGAATCTGGCTATTTGATGCCATCCGTTTGATTGGATCGATCGCTTATGGACAAACGGCGATGGGAGGAGGCGATCCCAAATTGGCGGCAACGATCGGAGCTTGGTTGGGATGGAAGTATTTATTGGTGACTGGGTTCTTAGCTTGTGCGGCAGGCGCATTAATCGGAGGAGTAGCGATCGCGTTTGGGCGACTCAATCGCAGGCAGCCAATGCCATTTGGTCCGTTTTTGGCGCTGGGAGCCGTCTTGACAGTGTTTTTTGGAAATGAGATCGTATCATCTTATTTGAAAATCTTTTTTCCGCTTGGGAGTTGGTGA
- the accD gene encoding acetyl-CoA carboxylase, carboxyltransferase subunit beta, whose translation MSLFDWFANRQKAEPSTQQKQEREIADGLWTKCQACGVLAYTKDLKANQLVCSECGNHMFVDSDERIRQLIDANTWKLLGENLCPTDPLQFRDRKAYSDRLKDMQEKTGLQDAVQTGTGLIDGLPVALGVMDFRFMGGSMGSVVGEKLTRLIEHATQERLPVVIICASGGARMQEGMLSLMQMAKISGALHRHREARLLYIPVLTHPTTGGVTASFAMLGDIILAEPKATIGFAGKRVIEQTLREKLPEGFQTSEYLLQHGFIDAIVPRTQLKKTLAQLISLHQPFFPVLPHLSAEHQHRDELVKLDSTQI comes from the coding sequence ATGTCCTTATTTGATTGGTTTGCCAACAGACAAAAAGCGGAACCCAGTACCCAACAAAAGCAAGAAAGAGAAATTGCCGATGGATTATGGACGAAGTGCCAAGCTTGCGGGGTGTTAGCCTACACGAAAGACCTAAAGGCAAATCAGCTGGTGTGCAGCGAATGCGGCAACCACATGTTCGTTGACAGCGACGAACGCATCCGCCAGTTAATCGATGCTAATACCTGGAAGCTGCTAGGCGAAAATTTATGCCCGACCGACCCGCTACAATTCCGCGATCGCAAAGCCTACAGCGATCGTCTCAAGGATATGCAAGAGAAAACGGGTCTGCAAGACGCAGTACAAACGGGAACCGGATTAATCGACGGTCTGCCCGTTGCCCTTGGGGTGATGGATTTTCGCTTTATGGGCGGTAGCATGGGTTCGGTTGTGGGCGAAAAACTCACTCGCCTCATCGAACACGCCACTCAAGAACGCTTGCCCGTCGTCATTATCTGTGCTTCTGGCGGCGCGAGGATGCAAGAGGGGATGTTAAGTCTAATGCAGATGGCAAAAATCTCCGGCGCGCTGCATCGCCATCGAGAAGCTCGATTGCTTTATATTCCCGTCCTGACTCACCCGACCACGGGAGGAGTCACGGCAAGTTTTGCCATGCTCGGAGATATTATTCTGGCAGAACCCAAGGCAACCATCGGGTTTGCAGGCAAGCGGGTCATCGAGCAAACACTGCGAGAAAAGCTGCCCGAAGGCTTCCAGACTTCTGAATATCTCCTCCAGCACGGATTTATAGACGCGATCGTGCCTCGAACCCAGTTGAAGAAAACTCTGGCGCAGTTGATTAGTCTCCATCAACCTTTCTTCCCCGTGCTTCCTCACCTAAGTGCAGAACACCAGCATCGGGATGAATTGGTTAAGTTAGATTCAACCCAAATTTAG
- the dacB gene encoding D-alanyl-D-alanine carboxypeptidase/D-alanyl-D-alanine-endopeptidase: MHQKKHRLTPLALMTAATFAWSNPALANETVSTFYNGADAIDIYVPPPENSTNGICAAFLEPGINSIIGNYSNNWGILVESLSDGTVLYSHNADKYFIPASNTKLFTTAAALQRLDPDGTIRSRSIGEWITITNQRSNNNYADVLFRFIGGAEAAKSALSQLGVSPNGYRLADGSGLSRRNAATPRAIVSTLKAMYHAQGKDIFLASLPVAGMSGTLRDRMRYTPAQGMVHAKTGTLKGVRALSGYVEHPRYGTLVFSIIGNHPRLSGKALSKTIDDIVVQLSMLMPCE; the protein is encoded by the coding sequence ATGCATCAAAAAAAACATCGGCTGACTCCACTGGCATTAATGACGGCAGCGACTTTCGCTTGGTCAAATCCTGCCCTAGCTAATGAAACTGTTTCAACTTTCTATAACGGGGCAGACGCTATAGATATTTACGTTCCCCCACCAGAAAATTCAACCAATGGGATATGCGCGGCTTTCCTAGAACCCGGCATTAACTCTATTATCGGCAATTATTCCAATAATTGGGGAATTCTCGTCGAATCTTTGAGTGATGGCACAGTTTTATACAGTCATAATGCCGATAAATATTTTATCCCTGCTTCTAATACCAAATTATTTACCACTGCTGCTGCCCTGCAAAGACTAGATCCTGATGGCACTATTCGATCGCGATCGATCGGCGAGTGGATAACCATTACCAATCAAAGAAGCAATAACAACTACGCAGATGTCTTATTTCGTTTCATTGGCGGAGCTGAAGCTGCTAAAAGCGCTTTATCTCAGTTAGGCGTAAGTCCCAATGGTTATCGTTTGGCGGACGGTTCTGGTTTGTCTAGGCGCAATGCTGCCACGCCTAGAGCGATAGTTTCGACGCTCAAGGCAATGTACCATGCTCAAGGAAAAGACATTTTTCTGGCTTCCTTACCCGTTGCAGGCATGAGCGGCACGCTCAGAGATCGAATGCGCTATACTCCAGCCCAAGGCATGGTTCATGCTAAGACAGGAACTTTAAAGGGCGTGAGGGCTTTATCTGGCTATGTCGAGCATCCTCGCTACGGAACGCTAGTTTTCAGCATCATCGGCAATCATCCCAGACTCTCAGGAAAAGCTCTCTCCAAAACGATTGATGACATTGTTGTACAACTGAGTATGCTGATGCCTTGCGAGTAG
- a CDS encoding J domain-containing protein, protein MGVIPIDENLLLSFFLFGLSICTTSVISYTSKNSSRDRSHAKIPKRSQIVPKGKFYRLACLLEDAPRSSLRGQAYQLATPIMTPLACLLEDAPETALKGQVYELATPLMTPLACIATEFWQEFYTRQLGKPGIHYWEWKDKPESDKVCRELSLLLTLPEPKGYAKQVLSALGEGKDLFCKSLKSAKEVGNLLVAFADSMDDGKFANLDWRVQIAMRRAFKEWHELASQQIGIEALDTVYRVCYGSSWNKIQQMLDEDRSVLEDFIADESSPWWKILGVSPSADPIKVERAYKNLIRLWHPDLNKHPYATQVTSRINVAYERYQSLHPFPSMAERMSIKNNANLFDKIREWLKPLLSR, encoded by the coding sequence ATGGGAGTCATTCCTATCGATGAAAATCTCCTACTGAGTTTCTTTTTATTTGGTTTAAGCATTTGCACGACTTCTGTAATTAGCTATACGTCTAAAAATTCCTCTCGCGATCGCTCCCATGCCAAGATTCCTAAACGCTCTCAAATCGTTCCCAAAGGAAAATTCTACCGACTCGCTTGTCTTTTAGAAGATGCCCCGCGATCCTCTTTGAGAGGTCAAGCTTATCAACTCGCCACTCCTATCATGACTCCTTTGGCTTGTCTTCTAGAAGATGCTCCAGAAACTGCCCTCAAAGGTCAAGTCTATGAATTGGCGACTCCTTTAATGACTCCTCTAGCTTGTATTGCAACTGAGTTTTGGCAGGAGTTTTACACTCGGCAACTGGGAAAACCGGGCATTCATTATTGGGAATGGAAAGATAAACCCGAATCCGATAAGGTTTGTCGCGAGTTGTCGCTGCTGCTAACGTTACCCGAACCGAAAGGCTATGCCAAACAAGTTTTGTCAGCTTTAGGAGAAGGAAAAGATTTATTCTGCAAGTCCCTTAAAAGTGCCAAAGAAGTTGGGAACTTATTGGTAGCTTTTGCAGACTCTATGGATGATGGCAAGTTTGCCAATCTAGATTGGCGCGTGCAGATAGCCATGCGTCGAGCTTTCAAAGAGTGGCACGAGTTAGCCAGCCAGCAAATTGGTATAGAGGCATTGGATACCGTTTATCGAGTCTGTTATGGAAGCTCCTGGAACAAGATTCAACAAATGCTCGATGAAGATCGATCCGTTTTGGAGGACTTCATCGCCGATGAATCGAGTCCTTGGTGGAAAATTTTGGGGGTATCTCCCTCTGCCGATCCCATAAAGGTAGAGAGAGCCTATAAAAACCTAATTCGTCTCTGGCATCCCGATCTGAACAAGCATCCCTATGCCACGCAAGTAACTTCCCGAATTAATGTCGCCTACGAACGCTACCAATCTCTCCATCCATTTCCTTCCATGGCAGAACGAATGAGTATCAAAAATAACGCCAATTTGTTCGATAAAATTCGAGAATGGCTAAAACCGCTACTCTCTCGTTAA
- a CDS encoding serine protease yields MFSLKKTIASLAGILLSSVTATPALAELSVAEINSIARQTTVIIAPGLTPELVKALEENRNNPLARENNPDGVWNPGSGVIVARKGTTYYVLTVTHNFKQNDLEQNLSYGIRTWDGKVHVVEQANDGRKCPLIDVPSLKPVTRFGCYSIAIPNRVAGPDLAVVSFESEQEYPVASLGNPSKIAGTERIYVSGWPDPEKERDPQTGKCRGRVARRQRRLTWGPVTRMIQPTEGQNGYSIFYIDRTRPGMSGGPVFDSNGLVIGVHGRGSADKGQLLSQYCSLNAIQGKLALESEDVTKTVSEAATYEPPILHTRFSSAQNLNNFLTLWEQLKINLPFNWQIPSRDFIQRALSPIQTNTSDSGVLDIAVEKDITGAIEDSEDVVEDIYDLYTFKLENQLRDEPSAGCASILLGDERERCRRDR; encoded by the coding sequence ATGTTTTCTTTAAAAAAAACTATAGCCTCTCTAGCTGGAATTTTGCTGAGTTCCGTGACTGCTACTCCAGCTTTAGCAGAACTCTCAGTCGCGGAAATTAACTCAATTGCCAGGCAAACAACTGTTATTATTGCACCCGGACTAACACCAGAATTAGTCAAAGCTTTAGAAGAAAATCGCAATAATCCTCTAGCCAGAGAAAATAACCCAGATGGAGTTTGGAATCCTGGTTCGGGAGTCATCGTTGCCAGAAAAGGAACAACTTACTATGTTTTAACCGTTACCCATAACTTTAAACAAAATGATTTAGAACAAAATTTGTCCTATGGCATTCGCACCTGGGATGGCAAAGTTCATGTAGTCGAACAAGCCAATGATGGTAGAAAGTGCCCATTGATAGACGTACCATCTCTAAAACCCGTAACGAGATTCGGCTGTTATTCGATCGCGATTCCCAATAGAGTAGCAGGTCCCGATCTGGCTGTTGTTAGCTTTGAGAGCGAGCAAGAATATCCCGTCGCGTCCCTAGGTAACCCAAGCAAGATCGCAGGTACTGAAAGGATTTATGTGTCGGGGTGGCCCGATCCAGAAAAAGAACGAGATCCCCAGACAGGCAAGTGCCGGGGAAGGGTAGCTCGTCGTCAACGACGTTTGACTTGGGGCCCCGTCACCAGAATGATTCAACCAACCGAAGGTCAAAATGGCTATAGTATTTTTTATATCGATCGGACTCGTCCAGGGATGAGTGGCGGTCCTGTGTTCGATAGCAACGGCTTAGTCATTGGCGTTCACGGTCGAGGATCGGCGGACAAAGGGCAGCTATTGAGTCAATACTGTTCTCTGAATGCAATCCAGGGTAAGCTGGCGTTAGAGTCGGAAGATGTAACTAAGACGGTATCGGAAGCAGCCACCTACGAACCCCCAATTCTACATACTCGCTTTAGCAGCGCGCAAAATTTGAATAACTTTTTGACCTTGTGGGAGCAGCTAAAAATTAACCTCCCGTTTAATTGGCAGATTCCTTCGCGAGACTTCATTCAAAGAGCGCTATCTCCTATTCAAACCAATACGAGTGACAGTGGCGTTCTTGATATAGCTGTCGAGAAAGATATTACAGGAGCAATTGAGGATTCTGAGGATGTTGTAGAGGATATCTACGATCTTTACACGTTCAAGCTAGAAAATCAACTCAGAGATGAGCCATCGGCAGGATGTGCCAGTATTCTGCTGGGTGACGAACGAGAACGCTGCCGCAGAGATCGCTAA
- a CDS encoding iron uptake porin: protein MRGKLFLLGSLLWLLLPSVVRAEPFQEINLEAIASNFEKNKLSAPRLRSTNWSQFSDINLNSFDAQLSAENLENRALPRVAQLKTDNPIVPATTEIEAESLAQFNDESLAIDIFSDDIVEQVTNVSQLRDVQPTEWAYEALRSLVERYGCIAGYPDGTFRGNRAMSRYEFAAGLNACINTMERLIQENVSILREDLEVLKRLGKEFETELAALGGRMDNLEGRVAFLEDHQFSTTVTMNGEVIFGLATVFGGDPPGGCLVLPDDTGFFFGAVDATGDVNTNDEVDCTDRNEPDRNTVLAYLARIGLQASFTGKDRLRMFLTTGNFDDGGFTQPESLNTYMARLGYQAGLNNNVFLDILEYRFPIFDDRVVISAIPYGFNLSSVLSANSPYFDIGRGAISRFGQLNPILRIGGPMETGVGIDWLIAEPVRLQVAYGSRNSSDPEGGFVGADHSALGVQVLVQPFETVAAGITYVNAYSGDGTLGTFTGSVNAETGGLWAGSSIPDSILGNPNNPQVGAESGFGACCGNFIGDFPAQINAVGGSLQWRITENLIFGAWGGYIFTNFLKSLPNDPVLGDSAGQKPFANAATFAVSLGLSDPFGREGDLLSFIFGMPPKLVDAGPETQGTPVPFFEQVVRDEDPTTVTDNNPNLNTVGERNLNALPKKVGQEDEATSLHFEVFYRFKINDNIWITPGVFMVTNPGHIDSNDTIFVGTIRTTFRF, encoded by the coding sequence ATGAGGGGAAAGCTTTTCTTGCTCGGTAGTTTACTATGGCTTTTACTTCCATCTGTCGTTCGGGCAGAGCCTTTTCAAGAAATAAATTTAGAGGCGATCGCATCCAATTTTGAGAAAAATAAGTTATCAGCTCCTCGACTGCGATCGACTAATTGGAGCCAATTTTCTGACATAAATCTTAACAGTTTTGATGCTCAACTGTCAGCTGAGAATTTAGAAAATCGTGCCCTCCCTCGCGTCGCTCAGCTCAAAACAGACAACCCAATCGTTCCGGCAACGACAGAAATAGAAGCAGAATCTCTCGCTCAGTTCAATGATGAGTCATTAGCGATCGACATTTTCTCTGACGATATCGTAGAACAGGTGACCAATGTCTCTCAGTTGCGAGACGTGCAGCCAACTGAATGGGCGTATGAAGCGCTGCGATCGCTTGTAGAACGATATGGCTGTATTGCTGGCTATCCTGACGGGACTTTTCGGGGCAACCGGGCAATGAGTCGCTATGAATTTGCTGCCGGATTAAACGCTTGTATTAATACAATGGAGCGTCTGATCCAAGAAAATGTCTCCATCCTGCGCGAAGACCTTGAGGTACTGAAGCGGTTGGGCAAGGAATTTGAAACCGAACTGGCTGCCTTGGGAGGTCGAATGGACAACCTGGAAGGTCGCGTTGCTTTCTTAGAAGACCATCAATTCTCGACGACGGTCACGATGAATGGAGAGGTAATTTTTGGACTCGCAACCGTCTTTGGGGGCGATCCGCCAGGAGGATGTTTAGTCTTGCCAGACGATACTGGATTTTTTTTCGGGGCAGTCGATGCAACAGGAGATGTCAATACTAATGATGAAGTTGACTGTACAGATCGGAACGAGCCAGACAGAAATACAGTCCTGGCTTATCTAGCACGTATAGGATTGCAGGCTTCATTTACGGGTAAAGACCGCCTTCGCATGTTTTTAACAACTGGCAATTTTGATGACGGCGGTTTTACCCAACCTGAATCGCTGAATACCTACATGGCTCGCTTAGGCTATCAAGCAGGTTTGAACAACAATGTATTCTTGGACATACTGGAGTATCGATTTCCCATTTTTGACGATCGGGTCGTTATCTCCGCCATTCCCTATGGTTTTAACTTAAGCAGCGTTCTCAGTGCTAACTCTCCCTACTTTGATATCGGACGAGGTGCCATTTCTCGTTTCGGACAACTCAATCCTATTTTGAGAATCGGCGGACCTATGGAAACCGGGGTTGGGATAGATTGGTTGATTGCCGAACCGGTGCGTCTGCAAGTCGCCTATGGGAGTAGAAATAGCAGCGATCCGGAGGGAGGCTTTGTCGGAGCAGACCATAGCGCCCTCGGCGTGCAAGTATTGGTGCAACCATTTGAGACAGTTGCTGCTGGAATTACTTACGTAAACGCCTACTCTGGTGATGGAACCTTGGGAACATTTACTGGAAGCGTTAATGCAGAAACGGGTGGATTATGGGCTGGTTCATCTATTCCTGATAGTATCTTAGGAAACCCCAATAATCCTCAAGTTGGCGCAGAATCAGGCTTTGGGGCTTGCTGTGGAAATTTTATCGGAGATTTTCCCGCCCAAATTAATGCTGTTGGCGGCAGCTTGCAATGGCGAATAACAGAGAATCTGATCTTTGGGGCTTGGGGAGGGTACATTTTTACTAATTTCTTAAAGTCACTTCCTAACGATCCCGTGCTTGGGGATTCTGCTGGGCAGAAGCCTTTTGCGAACGCTGCTACCTTTGCGGTTTCTTTGGGACTTTCCGATCCGTTTGGTCGAGAGGGAGATTTACTTAGCTTTATTTTTGGTATGCCCCCCAAATTAGTTGATGCGGGACCTGAGACGCAGGGTACGCCCGTACCCTTTTTTGAACAGGTCGTTAGAGATGAAGATCCAACCACAGTAACCGATAATAACCCCAACTTAAATACGGTTGGCGAAAGAAATTTGAATGCATTGCCAAAAAAAGTTGGACAGGAAGATGAAGCGACTTCGCTTCACTTTGAGGTTTTCTATCGCTTTAAAATCAATGACAATATCTGGATTACACCAGGCGTTTTTATGGTCACTAATCCAGGACACATTGACAGCAACGATACCATTTTTGTTGGAACTATCCGCACGACTTTTCGTTTCTGA